TTCTCCAAAGTCCACTTAGAAATATCAccttaaaagaataaaaaaaaagttgtttttttaaatctgaataaaaaaagtaaatctATAAAGATCTACTCTAAATTAAGTTGAAAGCTATTTGAACTTATTACTCAAGTGTGACTGATAAATTTCTCAAATTATATTCAGTTCCACATTAATCCACTGTTAAATTGTAGTTGACTAAAATCAGAGTGATGACTTTtcttaacctttttttttactggatcGTCAACGGCAGAGTTATCATTCAACCTACCTGCACTGGATATCTAAACACATTTCTCAGACTAACAAtaaaatttaattcaaaattaCACACTGGCATTTGTttgttaaaaaattaaaatataattcTGTTAATGAAAAAGTGGtgattttaaaagaatcaaAGTAGATTTCACCAATAAAATTGCATTTAAGTataacttaataaacaaatataGCCAAAAACACTATTTGATTAAAACAATGTGATCATTTGTAATATGTTTCTTCCATCCCGGTAGTTCTATGTGTCTGGGCTCCATGTTTAAAACCTTATTTTATTGATGACAAAGTATTAAAAATGTCCAAACTCTGATCACATTTGCACTCAGATCTGTGCTTGTACCCTGCGATCTTCTGGGACCTCCTCCTCTGGTACTCCACCTCATCCACCGTCCACACGGCGCCTTTCACGTTCTCCACGCGCACAAAGCACTTGTGCAGACTCAGGTTGTGGCGGACGGCGTTCTGATTCAGAGACAATCAGAGCAGAAGGGAAGGGAAGGTATCGAGGAATAAATGCCGCATAAATAAGGCGTGACACACAGTGGGAACACAGAGTTAATCATCTGCGAGCGCGGTACCTTCCAAGTGGCGGCGTTGCGTCGGAAATAAGCAAACGTCCGTGTGAACCAGTTGTAAATCTCATTTAGTGTTAGTTGCATGTCTGATGCTTCCATAATCGCCTGCAGACAAAGAGGGACAAAAATCTGAGTTACAGCTTTAAATTAAATCCAGAGGAATTCGATGAATCAATATTTTGGTTCTTTTACAGGCTTTTTCAACATCACTCTGACATTTCAATGTATATCAAGCCTTTTTTTGGCTATAGATTAAACTCTTTAGCAGTAAAGGGCCCATACTTTATAACTTCTGCCCTTCTTCCTATTTTAATATCAATATAAACTCATGATGGGTGCTTCATATACTAGTGAATGATTGTGCTGAATAAAGAGATAGGCTTTACATAAAAGGAAAACTTGTGAAAAttctatttattattataaCTATTGTATTAATGCATCCATTAATATGAATATGAAATAGATTATAAAACATATTCAAAAAATATAACAGATATAGTAGTGACTATCCACAGTGAAGCACAAGTAGTTGCAACTTGCAAACAAGTTTCATATCCAAATTCCCAAATTGTGAATTAAGTGAGAATATTTCTTTTCGTATTCTTACAGCACAGAGAAGTATTTTGAGTTTGCTAACTTTGAAAGGCCACAAATGTTTTTAACCAGACTTTAACACGTTTTTAAATCTTCAAACATTGAAACGAGTAACTCATAAATTACTTTATATTGCCAAATGTCGAGATAATAACTCCAAGAGTGTTGACCCTAACGCTAACCCTATTCAAAATCTATCtcgaagcaaaaaaaaaaaaaaaaactggagataTTATTGCCCATATATCAACTGTGGCACTAATGAGTGACTGATCACACAGAAGATTCACTCCAGAGTTCTCAAAAACAGTAATATTGATGAACTGTGATGATATCTTGATAAAAAGACCAGAGGAACTCACTGCACATTCATTTATCAGTTCTCCAACCATAACGTCTAAACAAATCCAGTCATCTGCAGTAACATGGTTCATATAATTTCGGTATCTCATCACCAGCGCAAACTAAAGTCAGATCCGAGTGGCTGAACGTACCTGTCGAATCAGCGTAGCGTAGGTGAACGGTGGCCTGATGTCAGTGTTCTTGTAAAGCTCATATTCGTTTTCTGAAAGGAGACAAAAGAGTCAAATAGAAAAACCTGCCACTGatttctggatttatttattgtctggataaacatgtttttgcttcacctgaggacagagagaacaCCAGAGGGTGGTGCTGGCGCCTGATGGCCCCGGCGCAGGCCGagcgagacagcagctcttcctcaCACCCCTGTGACGGGGAGCCGACGGGGTCCAGGAGCCGGGGCGACGCCTGGGAAGGGTCTGacgggctgctgctgttgtttctgaCGCCGTCTGAGCCCAGCTGAGTGCCACAGAAGCAGATGGTAACAAAGGAGAGTGAGAGGGAgtgacaaaagaaacaaaacagagtgTTAGATTTTTAACTGGGTGGAACAAAGCGATCCGATCCGCCTCTTCAGAGGTGATTCTGCTAATATCACAACGGTGAGGGAGCCAATTACTGTTAATTGTAGGGTGAAATTGTTTGGTGGCTGTTGCGATTACAGTGCAATATTTGCAAGATTAATAAACGATTAGCTGCCACATAATCAGAACATGTCTGCTgtctgaaaaacacaatcatCGACGTctggctccagctgctggacacCAGAGCAGGGAGACCGTCAACAGGCAGAAAGGGGAGCGCTATAATGGGAAAAACCCCCAAAAATGTCTTTGTGATTGAATCTGGAATGTTTCAGAGAAGATGACGGCATACTTCAGGAGTGCAGCAGGTTAATTATAGAGTGGCAGCATCTTCATCAGTGCTGGAGAAGATGGAGTCGCCTCCAGATAAGTGTCAGTTTCACCACACATTtggtgttttcctctcagattCACGGCTCATTTACTCGACCCCCCGCCGTACAGGACGACCGTCGAGGCCATCAATCTACCTGCGGCCCACGCGGGTCAGCGGGCGGACCCGACCGGGGCGTCTGAGCCGGAGCGGAGAGCGGCCGAGCCTCCAGAGTCGGCAGATGCAGGTGAGCCATCATCGCCTGCAGACGCTCCcgttctctgcagagctgttAGAGGAGACgacgggaggaagaggagatcagACAGGATGGCGTCTCATCAGAGCGATTCTACAGGGGTTATTGAAACTGAAAGCCGTGAACCAAACACGGCAAAGGAAGACTTCCTGCTGGGGCCCAACTTCAGCTGAGAGCCAGCAACGACAGAACGGCACATGAATATTTACCACACGCATCTGCAAACtccactgttttctttgttgtcatATAAGACACTTTTATGAAGAACATAGAAAGTTCTGAGCATCATTTCTTCCAACTAAATGATTTCCACCTGATAGTGGATTACTAAACATTCAGATCAGacctgctgttttgttttgcccATCGACGCATGCAAGTACTGCAGTTTTCTCAAAATATGTTAGTTGGaaatcatatttattttattttattgtagtATTCGAGAGgtagaattttatttttttaccataAATTTAGTTAGatataatatatatgtatatatataatttaGATATATTAAATTTATGGATATTTTTATGCCAGAACTGTCTGACATTTTGGCCAGTTTAAtgcttttatttatatatattattcACATTCTGTGATTGAAACCTTCAAGTTTCTACACTGAGTGTATTTCTATGGAGGAATCAAGCAAAACAAGGTTTGCAAACTTATATGTAATAATTCTGAAAGTTCTTTGAAGAATTTCTCTGTTCCATTAGGATAAGGGAGGAAATTTACATTTGTATTATCCATTTATCTTTGTATTACATATTTTAGGGATTCCCTTCCTCTAAATGGTTCTTTGAATGGGAAAATTACTAGCGTAAAGCATCCAGTGGGGTTTTTGTAAatgtcacagaaggtgaaaaaattcctttatttatattaaactaaaccaaactcgCAGAAACTGATAGTTCAGGCCCATTCATTCCAGATACATAATGAATGCATCTTCCTGCTATAATTTCCATGGAATCATTCATTTTGgctgaaaacatgaataaatacaattcAAAGGgtttagaaaagaaaagaaaacgcagCAGTTCTGAGGCACAGATTGAGGACGGTTTCCGGACTCCGACCTGAAGCTCGAGCTGCTGAACCACCTGCATCTGAACTCTGCACTGCGCCGTGCTTCTGTCGTCCAGGTTGTGTTCTCGCCTCATGtgcctgaaacacacaggaacaaTCATCCCTTCATATCAGCATGCAGCTCTCTGAGGAGGAGGCCAAAAGAGTATTGATTCACCAAATTAACTGCTGATTTTGTAGATTTTAAGTAAAGTTTCTAATCAGAATGAACAGAAAGGTTGAATTAATATACATTATAACAGCAGGAAAAAGGCGGCTTGTTGCAGAGGAGTTAAGAACACGGGGATTAAGTCGAAACTCACTTGACAAACTGGCTGAAGTTTTCACAGGCGGACTCACAGCCAGGCCAGTTACACACACCGTGACCGAAGAGGACGTGTGTCTCGATGGGATCATCTTTagcagagctgagaggaggagagagagagagagagagagagagagagagagagagagaaaagacagcGATCTGCAGCAGCCAGACTACAAAACAGCAATGAAACAGATAGaagagtgttttgttttctttgcagacAGCGTGAAATGACAGAGCGAGGTGGAAGGGCGCTCCGAGAAATAAACGGAAAACTATTTACTTTTGATTTGGGACATGTACTGTAGTCATGTAAACTTTATCTTCGCTGAACCACTTCGGGTGGCGgaacacaaagcaaacaaacaatacaaaatatatCGTCCCAAGGGGAATTAAAAGAGAAGTCTCAAAGCAAACACCTCCCCACCGGCGCcttaagagaaagaaaatgtcgACTGGTGACAGGTCTTTGATGCCTGTAAGGAGTCAGAGTGGTGAGGAGAGCTGCAGGCTCCGACAGAAAGCTCTCACCATTCTGCCCTgcgaggagagagaggctgctggtCTCCGCTCGCTCGCCCCGGGACTTTAGGGGACATCAGTTTGGGAGCAGAAGCGTCTTCATTGGCCTTCGTTGaggttttttcttcattgtgcCCCAAAGTGAGCTCCTTCCATATCTGCTGCATGTCTGCAGGGCTGAGACAGGCTGCAACAGCgcagaaaacacagagggcGGCGGTACTGTTAGCAAAGCCAAAGAAAAGTGGATGTTGGGTTTGTTAATCCATGCATAAAAAAGGGAAATGTGGGGAGTGGGGGCAAATTTTTCCACAACTGTGACATTAACTACATTGTATGGCATTGAAGACTCTGTCTGAGCATGGTATGAACATATTTCTCATGTTATCTCTGTTTGTTTGGGCTGCTGTGATCATTTTGAAGTCTTTATGTTGATATTACATGATGGATATACATCTACCCAAAACATATTTGCAGACTGTAAACTGTGATACTGTCCATTATTCTCAGTTCATCCACCTGTAGCTCAATATTAAGGACGATCTTTGttactacagaaaaaaaaaatcaacatttccaCAGCTGACAGGAGACGTGAGCAAAAGCTGAGGAAGGACACATTCAGAGGTCCAGAGTGTAAACACCTGGAGAGAGTGCAGGTGAGGACAGCGCCGGCCTCTGAGcgcggaggagctgctgctgctgctgaagctgaagcagctgctggaagATGAGCTGCTGTGCAggcagctgcagggaggagaagaCAAGAAGCTTTCAACATATCCACTTATGATCTGAAAGCTTCTAAACCCTACATCTCCATGAACAGTGTGTTATATCAAGTACAGTCAACACGATTTTCTGCCTGGAAATTTCTGCAATTCAATCGTACTTTCGTTGAACGGTCAAGAATAATACATTTATTATGATACTCGATATAAAAATGATTAGAATATGATGGGATAAGCTATTCTTAATTTATTACTGCTGTTATGTTTTTTACATGCACCTTATATGTTATCAACACCACGATCTTTTCctaaattagcatttttttgcaaattaaaaCAACATTGGTTTGGCACTTACTTCTTTGATTTTCTTGCTGGACTGCTGCTGAAGTAGCTGgatctgttgctgttgtttcttgTAAAAGTCTTTCAGATGTTGCTGGAGAAAAACGAAAACACGTTTCTTCGTCATTCAGAGATTTCAAATCACGAGAACCACAGGCACAGTGTTTTTGCTTCTTGTCAGTCTTTCTCCAGAATCAGCGACTACCACTGCAGCTAATGAGCCAATTTATTTAAAGATCAGTCAGAAGCAAGAATGACAAGAAGGGTTATTTATGAGGAGTTATTCTTGACAGATTTCACacaaaagaaacagagagaaccAGACTGAAGGTTTATATGACTATAGCAACAAGAGCAAAAATCTCATTTGAGCACAGGAATGGATGCAAAAAATTTCAGTGTAGTTTTCCTTGTCGGACTTTGGTGAAAAAATTAAGTTATAGAAGATGGAAATTAAATTTGaatgcagtttgtttgtgttgctgcagttcAGGCTGACGGTTCAGTTGACATGTGAGCTGCAGCAGTTACTGTATTGTTTAAGGTAATAATATTGAGGCTAACATCGCTTCAACTCAAAGCTTTTTGCTTGAAGTAGAAGCAATACTactgttttttaaatctatttattttaaggtgcaattttctgttttgaaagaGACCAGTAAGCTAATGCAGAGGCAGTCAGATTTTCCTCAGGTCTCcttcctgtcatttttttacatcagtttgCCAAAAATTAGTCATTACAGAATGaaatcagcctttttttttaaatgcacaacTTTAGATTCATTTGATAAATGCAACTGCAGCATAAAAAGAGCCACAATGTAAAAGCATTGCAGAGCATAAGGTTTTTCACAATTAGATGTAATAGGACTATTTTACTGGTGTTATTCAGTGTGAGTTTGGTCAGTGCGGTACCATTTAGGAGCTTTGggtatttttatttaaagaaaaatgtaagCTGGAAACAAAAAAGCATGAGAACCACTGGCCTGGACCTCCAACAATAGCACTAACGGCCTCGGtacctgctggagcagcagggctTGCTGCTTCTGGTGGATCAGAGCCTGCAGCTGGTTTGGGGACAGAAGCTGCTGCATCTGCTGAGGAGCCA
Above is a window of Salarias fasciatus chromosome 7, fSalaFa1.1, whole genome shotgun sequence DNA encoding:
- the LOC115391575 gene encoding forkhead box protein P2-like gives rise to the protein MPESPLSPAAARQTPAASSLLSHTDNRAGERASNGDSCSGVSAENWQTLHHKQVFLAMMAPQQMQQLLSPNQLQALIHQKQQALLLQQQHLKDFYKKQQQQIQLLQQQSSKKIKEQLLRAQRPALSSPALSPACLSPADMQQIWKELTLGHNEEKTSTKANEDASAPKLMSPKVPGRASGDQQPLSPRRAECSAKDDPIETHVLFGHGVCNWPGCESACENFSQFVKHMRREHNLDDRSTAQCRVQMQVVQQLELQLCRERERLQAMMAHLHLPTLEARPLSAPAQTPRSGPPADPRGPQLGSDGVRNNSSSPSDPSQASPRLLDPVGSPSQGCEEELLSRSACAGAIRRQHHPLVFSLSSENEYELYKNTDIRPPFTYATLIRQAIMEASDMQLTLNEIYNWFTRTFAYFRRNAATWKNAVRHNLSLHKCFVRVENVKGAVWTVDEVEYQRRRSQKIAGTPSLIKNVSSHLAYGSVLSATLQTALAEASLPGFKKERSSLSQTTDSKAADGGRNDFPPRVQQPVFFKDEDLNDQETLLPTLKPVGPQHDVTEHQDHLFDLE